In Candidatus Eisenbacteria bacterium, the sequence GGCCAGCAGGAGCGCGCATCCCAGGAGGACGCCCGCCCCGTTCCGTCTCCCTCCAATCGCTCTCGACATCGATCTTCCTCCTTCATGGTCAGTCCCCCGCCGGGGATCCTCGATTTCGCCTCTCGGGAGATACTACATCTCCACCCGGCCCAGCGTCACGATTCTCGGGCCCGAGTCATCCGTCCATCTCGACGGCCTTGCGCAGCAGCCGCGCAAGCCGCTCTCCTGCGACCGCGGCCCATTCGACGACCTCCTCATGGGAGAGGGGACGGCCGGCGATCCCCGTGCCGTAGTTCGTGATCAGGGAGATCGCGGCCACCCGCACTCCCGCCCTCCGCGCCGCGAACGCCTCCGGAATCGTGGACATGCACGCCGCCCTCGCCCCGAGCCGGCGCCATAGGCGGATCTCGGCCGCCGTCTCGTAGGACGGGCCGCTGCTGCCGCACAGAGCGCCGGTTCGGAGCTCGACGCCGGAAAGGCACGCCGCGCGATCGAGAAGTTCGCCCAAGGCGGGGTCGAGGAGAGGCGCCGCGCCGATCCTGGGCGAGGCCATCCCTTCCCGCAACCGACGGAAGAAGAGATCGATCAGATCGCTCGCCCGCATCAGCGTCCCGGGGGACATCTCGCGGTCGCACGATCCGGCCGCGTTCGTCAGGACGAGACGGCTCACTCCCAGCTCCGCCGCCGTTCGCGCGGGGAGCGTCACGGTCCTGAGCGGATGCCCTTCGTACAGATGGACGCGCCCCTGAAAGAGGAGAACGGGCCTGCCGCCCCAGATTCCGCTGTGGAGGAAGCCGGCATGGCCCGCCACTCCGGCCGAAGGGAACCCAGGGATCTCGGTGAAGGGGATGGTCTTCCTCTCTTCGAGGGACTCGGAGATCCCTCCGAGGCCCGAACCGAGGACGACGGCGAGCGAGGGTGAAGCGGTCCCCATCCACCCGCGAAGATGTTCCGCCGCGCGCTTGGCGTCGCTCATCCTTCCTCCTGGCCCCTGCGGTAGGGACGCCCGATCGCCGCGGGGGCGACGGCCCGGCCAACCCATCCGGCCAGGACGGCGAGCGCGACCAGATAGGGGATCATCTGGAGGAACTGGGTCGGGATCCCGCGTCCCGCGAGACGGATCTGTACCGTCTCGGCCGCGGCGAACAACAGGCAGGCGGCAACGGCGCTGGCGGGCTTCCACTTCCCGGCGATCATGGCAGCCAGAGCGATGTATCCCCTTCCCCCGGACATTCCGTCCGTGAACGAGTTCTGCTGAAAGGCGAGCCAGGCCCCTCCGAGGCCCGCGATCGCTCCGCCGAGGACCACCGCCATCGTCCGCACGCCGACCACGCCGACGCCGCTCGCGTCGAGGGCGGCGGGGCGCTCCCCGGCTGCCCGCACGAGCAGGCCGACGCCCGAGCGCAGAAGCAGCCGGTGAACGACAAGACAGACGAGCAGGGCCGCCAAGAAGAGGGGCTGCCCGATCACATCTCCAAGGGGCCCGAGAAGGCCGAAGGGCGGAACGGGCTCGATCGGATGCTCCAGGATGCGCGGCGAGTTGCTCGCGCTCGAGTAGAGCGCCTTGAGCAGGGCTCGGGTCGCGCCGAAGGAGCCGATGTTGATGGCGAGCCCCGAGACGATCTGGTCCGCCCTCCCCCTGA encodes:
- a CDS encoding purine-nucleoside phosphorylase, coding for MGWPGRRPRGDRASLPQGPGGRMSDAKRAAEHLRGWMGTASPSLAVVLGSGLGGISESLEERKTIPFTEIPGFPSAGVAGHAGFLHSGIWGGRPVLLFQGRVHLYEGHPLRTVTLPARTAAELGVSRLVLTNAAGSCDREMSPGTLMRASDLIDLFFRRLREGMASPRIGAAPLLDPALGELLDRAACLSGVELRTGALCGSSGPSYETAAEIRLWRRLGARAACMSTIPEAFAARRAGVRVAAISLITNYGTGIAGRPLSHEEVVEWAAVAGERLARLLRKAVEMDG
- a CDS encoding ABC transporter permease; the encoded protein is MDLLLSALAQIARIAVPYALVAVGGTLSERSGVVNIALEGILLNSAFGAAVGTISTGSPEAGVLCAILAGASTALLHALVTVRGRADQIVSGLAINIGSFGATRALLKALYSSASNSPRILEHPIEPVPPFGLLGPLGDVIGQPLFLAALLVCLVVHRLLLRSGVGLLVRAAGERPAALDASGVGVVGVRTMAVVLGGAIAGLGGAWLAFQQNSFTDGMSGGRGYIALAAMIAGKWKPASAVAACLLFAAAETVQIRLAGRGIPTQFLQMIPYLVALAVLAGWVGRAVAPAAIGRPYRRGQEEG